The Lactuca sativa cultivar Salinas chromosome 2, Lsat_Salinas_v11, whole genome shotgun sequence genome includes a window with the following:
- the LOC122196747 gene encoding uncharacterized protein LOC122196747, with protein sequence METNETVGGRRDQSTTIADPSPARGSIPGGQRGRRTKGEAATTRSSRSSAGCEREESIGNEGDRLRSLTRPKRRKEEQRSSALLVRLRGVMSGIASNGSSEDRTFGGVCWTEDEDEGASCGTLSDGSSGIH encoded by the exons ATGGAAACGAACGAAACAGTGGGGGGAAGGAGGGACCAATCTACGACGATAGCAGACCCATCTCCTGCGAGGGGGAGCATCCCCGGTGGTCAACGAGGTCGAAGAACGAAGGGAGAAGCAGCGACGACGCGCTCTTCTCGGTCGTCTGCTGGGTGCGAAAGAGAAGAATCGATCGGCAACGAGGGAGATCGTCTCCGGAGCTTGACAAGGCCGAAGAGGCGGAAGGAAGAGCAACGAAGCAGCGCTCTTCTTGTCCGGTTACGAGGTGTGATGTCTGGCATCGCAAGCAACGGAAGCAGCGAAGACAGGACCTTCGGTGGGGTTTGCTGGACGGAAGATGAAGACGAGGGCGCGAGCTGTGGGACGCTCAGTGACGGCAGCTCCG GAATCCATTGA
- the LOC122196625 gene encoding uncharacterized protein LOC122196625: METNETAGGRRDQSTTIADPSPARGSIPGGQRGRRTKGEAATTRSSRSSAGCEGEESIGDEGDRLRSLTRPKRRKEEQRSSALLVRLRGVMSGIASNGSSEDRTFGGVCWTEDEDEGASCGTLSDGSSGIH; the protein is encoded by the exons ATGGAAACGAACGAAACAGCGGGGGGAAGGAGGGACCAATCTACGACGATAGCAGACCCATCTCCTGCGAGGGGGAGCATCCCCGGTGGTCAACGAGGTCGAAGAACGAAGGGAGAAGCAGCGACGACGCGCTCTTCTCGGTCGTCTGCTGGGTGCGAAGGAGAAGAATCGATCGGCGACGAGGGAGATCGTCTCCGGAGCTTGACAAGGCCGAAGAGGCGGAAGGAAGAGCAACGAAGCAGCGCTCTTCTTGTCCGGTTACGAGGTGTGATGTCTGGCATCGCAAGCAACGGAAGCAGCGAAGACAGGACCTTCGGTGGGGTTTGCTGGACGGAAGATGAAGACGAGGGCGCGAGCTGTGGGACGCTCAGTGACGGCAGCTCCG GAATCCATTGA